From the genome of Alicyclobacillus sp. SO9:
TCCACCTCAAAACTGCTGAAAAAGCTGATAAGTGCGCCAAACAATAGAGCCGCACCCAGCTTTCTGCGCGTTTCATTTACTGTGAGGCCGATACGCCCCCTGTTTTCAAGGAGTGTTCCAGCGACAATCACAAGCATGGCACATCCCGTTCCAACCCACATTGGATTTATACCAAGCGGAAATGTCACAGCAGAAAATCCGGTCACCGCATTCCAACCGAAGCCCGACACAACGCCGGCAATCATGGACATCAGGATGGTTCGCTCACGTACAATGGGCCACAGTAAGAATGAAATTGTGGGGCCAACGACAGCAGCGTTTCGGAGCGTCAAACCGAACACCGCCCACCAGGCCAAATCCCCGGGCCGCGCCAAGGCGTAGACAACAATCATGACTCCCTGTACCATCATTGCCCAGCGCGTAAATCTCCGGACAGTACCAGAATTGTGGGAGACATGCTGGCGATTAAAGAGATCGAGTCCGAAACTGCTTGCTCCCGAAAACATGAGCGGAGCACACCAAATGAGGGCCGCGGACCAAAAACCCAAGCCAATGAACAACAAAGCCCAGTGCGGCGCGACAGTCTTCAAATAAGACGGAAACGCCAGTAATCCGCTGGCACGGCTGCCAAGATGCTCGCGTGCAGCCATTCCCAGCAGTGCAGGTATCACTGCAAACCCAACCAGAACGATGGAAGACAAATACACCCCGCGCCGTCCTGTCCTAATATCTTTTGCTGCAGAAATTGTTTGAAACTCGGCTTGAGCACTTACGGAATTCAGCAAACTCATGCCAAACCATACAATAATGGTGGATAACCCCACACCGTGAAGACTAAAGAATCCTGGAGAAGATGTCACCGTTGTATCGACAAGTTGGTGATTCTGCAAAACATAATACGCTGCAACCGCCAGTCCCGCAGAAAACAAGACAAGGTTTATGACCTGCACGTATGCCAAAGACCAGAGTCCGCCGAATGAGACGTATAAAACGACCAGCATCGTAGTTGCAATCAGGACCACCGCTAAATTCCAATGAAGCATAATGTGAAGAAAGGACGCAGCGGCAAGAACGTTTTTCATCGCAAAAATCGGAAACGTCAACCCAATGACTAGGGCTGCCACATCCCGCGCTCGCTGTCCATAGCGCTGACCAATTAGGTTGGAGTTCGTCAAATAGCCAATACGGCGAAACCGGCCCAGGAGAAACGTTGCAATAAACAAAGAGGCAACAATCGTTG
Proteins encoded in this window:
- a CDS encoding sodium:solute symporter, which gives rise to MGEAFLVLLLTYTGVLLLLSYTSKKKANNAGQFLDGGRQFTTFQVFVLMTAMWGASMFSVEIDTGFRAGISAIWFGVSTIVASLFIATFLLGRFRRIGYLTNSNLIGQRYGQRARDVAALVIGLTFPIFAMKNVLAAASFLHIMLHWNLAVVLIATTMLVVLYVSFGGLWSLAYVQVINLVLFSAGLAVAAYYVLQNHQLVDTTVTSSPGFFSLHGVGLSTIIVWFGMSLLNSVSAQAEFQTISAAKDIRTGRRGVYLSSIVLVGFAVIPALLGMAAREHLGSRASGLLAFPSYLKTVAPHWALLFIGLGFWSAALIWCAPLMFSGASSFGLDLFNRQHVSHNSGTVRRFTRWAMMVQGVMIVVYALARPGDLAWWAVFGLTLRNAAVVGPTISFLLWPIVRERTILMSMIAGVVSGFGWNAVTGFSAVTFPLGINPMWVGTGCAMLVIVAGTLLENRGRIGLTVNETRRKLGAALLFGALISFFSSFEVERTGLSSLLGAALFTGVLLLFFATIVVTEGRETLDGKLSNPGEKLPKSPSFVNE